The stretch of DNA GCGACGCCTCAAGTAGTCCAGCGGGTACTTCCGCCCCATCGCGCAATCCTGGCACAGCGGCAGCCCCGCCAGTCTCCCCCACCTCATCCGCCGCCGCAGGGCCTGCAGCTTGTCCCCGTGCCAGATCTCGGGGATCGTCTGCTCGGTGGCGTTCCCCAGGCCGAAGTCCGCCTGCACGTCATAGCAACACAGGCCGATCTCGCCGCCCGCGCCGATGACGAGCGTGTCGTGCAGCCGCCCGCAGTCCACGTACACAAAGCCGCGGCGCCGGTCGGGTCGCGCCAACTCGGGGGCGACGACCTGCCCGGCCCAGTCAGTCCACGGCTTCAGCTCGAGGCGGACGTTCGGCCGCCCGCGGGCCAGGGCCTGCCAGCGCGCCACGACGGCGCTGAACTCCGGCAGCGTCGCCTCAGTGGCAATCACCTGCAGGGCAATGACAGGGAGGTCGCGGTCGCTCGTCGCGTTCAGCTCCAGCAGGCCCCGCACGTTGTCCATGACCTGGGCGAAGGCGCCGCCGCAGCGCAGGCTCTCATACGTCTCGGGGCTGCTACCGTCCACGGACACCCCCAGCCACGTCAGGGGTGAGGCCAGCAGCCCGGCCGCGGCTGCCTGGTCCAGCAGCGTCGCGTTCGTGCTGAGCGTCAGGCCCCGCATGGCGTTCCGTTCCTGCCCGTACGCCAGCAGGCCGGGCAGCCGCTCGCCGGCCAGATGGACAAAGTCCAGCAGTCGTGGGTGCAGCAGCGGCTCGCCGAACCAGTGCAGCGCCAGAAAGCGCACATGCCCGCCCGAACGCGCCTCAGCCGCCGCGATCTGCTCGATGAGCCGCTCGAACAGGTCCGGGCTCATGTCCCGCGCGGGCCGCCGCATGTCCCGGCGCGGGCACATGCGGCAGTTCAGGTTGCACCGGCTGGTGGTCTCGATGACGAAGCTCGTGGGGAAGTCCGGGGTGCGCGGCACCCGCCAGGCGCCGTACAGCCGCGCCAACGGGGCGTTGACCAGGCGCAGGAAGGCCGATTGGCGAGCAGGAGAGTTCATAGCCCCTGTAGTGGCGCGATTTATCGCGCCCGCACGGCGCAGTGAGATGCACGGCGCGATGAATCGCGCCGCTACCGATCGAAGATGCCCGCGCCGCAGGAGGGCGCGCGGGGACGGGACAGGCGACGGCCGATGACGATCCCCAGCAGTAGCCCCAGGAGCCCGGCTGCCAGCAGCCGGGCGCCAGTCGTCGCGGGCGACGTCTTCGGCTCCACGCCCCTGGCGTCAATGGCCGCCAGGGCGGCGGTGTTGTCGGCCATCTGTGACAGGTACGTGTCCTGCCCCGGGCGTGTGTCCAGGAAATGCACGTAGACGATGGGCGCGCCGCTGTCGCTGGCGATCTGGCGGGCCGCCTCGCCCTGCTTGGACTGGCGCATGGACAGCGGGCAGACAATGGCCGAGTAGGCGCCCCGGCGCAACTGCGCCACGGCCTCTTGCAGGCGCCGGCCGGCCACCGTGCCGGAGCCCTCCGCCATGGCGACTTCGCCCACCGGCACGCCGAAGTTGGCGATGACGTCACAGACACCGGGGATCATGGCCAGCATCGGCCGACCGGACAGCCCGCGTTCCTGGACGACACGCAGGCCCGCCTGGCGCTGGGCGGCCAGCTCCTGCTCGAAGGCCTGCAGACGCGCCTGAAGCACCGCCGCGGGCAGCCCTATCTGGGCCAGCCGCCCCGCGACGGCGCGCGCGATGGCGACGGCGTTGTCCAGGCGGAGCCACGGCGCGTGGGGGTTGCGGGGGTAGCCGGGGTAGTCGTGCAGCGCGGCGCCCCGGGCGGCGTAGTCGTCCCAGTCCAGGGAGGGCTTGTCGCGCAGGGCGGATTTGATGGCTGCCTCGAACTCATGCGAGGAGCTGGCTGCATAGATGACCAACTCGCTGCGGCCAAAGCTCCGCACCTGCGCGGCGGAGATGGTGAAGTCGTGGGGGTCGGAACCGGGCGGCAGCACGACCTGCATCTCCACCAGGTCGCCCGCGACCGCCTGCACGATGGCAGCCATGTCGGGCATCGTGACCAGCACCAGCGGTCGCCCAGCCGCATGCGCCGGGATCGTACCGACCACGATGGCGGCCAGCAGGCCCACCAAGCGACTCAGCCCCGCATTCGTCCCGCAGTTCATTGGCGATATCGCACCTGCCCGATTCGCCTCAGCATATCAGAAACACCGGAAGGTGTCACTCCTGCCCCGAGACGTTATAATGCGCACAGTCCGCTCCCTGCATGGAGGCCGCAATGTCCCGCTTCATCCAGTCCAGTCTCACCTTCGCGCTGGTGTTTGTCTGCCTCTCGGCGGTGACGATGGCGCAGAGCCCCACCTGGTTCAGCCCCGAGAACCTGCCCCCCCAGCTCCGGCACCCGCTGAAGCTGCTGGCAACCACTGCCATGTCCGGCGAGGGCAAGGACTTCTTCAGCCTCAAGCCCGGCCAGACGGCCACCATCGGCACGATCACCGGCCCCGCCATCATCTTCCGCATCTGGTCCACCTCCAGCAACACGAAGCTATCCTCGCTGGACATGATCGTGGATGGGAAGAAGGAGACGCTGGTGGACCGAGGCCGGTGGAGCGAGGAGCAGTGGCGCAAGACCAGTCCCCTGCGTTCTCTGGACAAGCAGGCCTACTGGTCGTATGTCCCGGTCTTCGTCAAGAAGCAGGCCGTGTTCCGCGCCCACAGCTTTGAGCAGGGCACGAACGAGCCGATGAAGTTCTACCTGCAGGTCGGCTATCGGCAAGTGCCGGCGACAGAGCTGGCGGCCGCTGCGAAGCTGGACCTCAAGCCCATCCGCGAGGAGTTGGGGCAAGCCTACGCCCTGGAGCCGAGCTTCTGGGGCAATCCCGCCACTGCGGCGAAGGGGCCGCTGACGTTGGGGAAGGCGTGGACGGTGCCGGTGTCGGGCCCGGCCCAGGTGCAATGTCTGGCCCTCACCGTCGGCGACGCCGCCACGCCCGAGCAACTGCGGGCGACGCGGCTGGTCGTGACGTGCGACGGGGTGCGGACCATTGATGCACCCGTGGGCGCGCTGTTCGGCACAGGGCACCGTGCGGCGGAAAAGCGACGCGGCTGGATCCCGGCCATCGGTACGCCGGTGGGGGACGGAGCGCTACGCCTCGCCTTCCCGATGTTCTTCGCCCAGTCCATGACGGTGGCCCTGGAGCCGTTCGGGAAGGGCGCTCTCCCGTCGGCCGAAGTGGCGATCCACCACATGCCGCTCAAGCAGGCCCCGAGGTACCGCCTGTGCGCGCAGTACTTCTCCCAACTCTCCGTCGCCGACCAACCCATGACGCTGCTGAACGTCACGGGCGAGGGGATCTTCGTGGGCACGAACCTGTGTGTGGACGGCAAAGACCGGAAGACCTTCGCCTTTCTCGAAGGCAATGAGCAGATCTACATCGATGGCGGCGCCAAGCCGACCATCGAGGGCACGGGCACTGAGGACTACTTCAACAACGCCTGGTACTTCGAGGCCGGGGAGAAGGCGAACCTCTTCTGCGGGGTGACGTTCAAGCAGGATCGCGAGCCACCGATGGTGGACTGCTACCGCTACCTGGTCTCGGACTGCATCCCGTTCCAGAAGAGCTTCCGGTTCGACCTGCAGCACGGCAGCCGCAACAAGGCGCCGGACGTGCTGTACGAGGGCGTGAACTTCTGGTACCAGGTGTCGCCGACGAACGTGGCCGAGCCAGTGGCGGCCAGGGCCCCGGCGGCCGGTGGAGCCGCGGGAGAGCCGACCGAGGGCGGCAAGATCCCGCTCGTGCGGATCGTGGGCTTCGTGCTGGCGCTGGCAGTGGTCGGCTTCGTCACGTGGTGGCTGCTGCTGAAGCGCAAGGCGTGAGGAATCGACACGGGGCGCCGTCCTCACGGCGGCGCCCCGTCTGCCTTCGCGTAACCCGTACCCCGTAGCCCGCCCCTCAGTACCGCACATCCAGCACACGCGGCCGCGGAAGCGTACGTCGCGGCATCACCGCGAACCGCTTCACCAGCCACAGGCCGGCGATGAAGCCGCCAATGTGCGCCCAGACGGCCACACCCCCACCGGCGCCCCCGATGCTGCCCAACCCCGCGAAGAACTGGAAGACGAACCACAGGCCCAGGAACACCACCGCAGGCAGGTCCACGACGGTGATGAAGACCACCAGGATGACCAGTGTGCGCACCGTGGCGCCCCGGAAGAGCACGAAGTAGGCGCCCAGGACGCCGGCAATGGCGCCGCTAGCCCCCAGCACCGGCACTGACGCGAAGCCGGAGACCAGCGCATGTGCCAGCGCGGCGATCGTCCCACACAGCAGGTAGAAGACCAGATAGCGGAAGTGCCCCATGCGGTCCTCGACGTTATCGCCGAAGATCCACAGGAAGAGCATGTTCCCCGCCAGGTGCAGCACCCCACCGTGCATGAACATCGAGGTCAGGATGGTCAGGAAGACGAAGCTCAGGGGCTCCCCGGCGTCTCGGTGGATGAGGTGCGCGGGGTTGAGCGCGAACTCCGTCCGCAAGTCCTTCTCCTGGACCTGCCACACAAACACGAGCAGGCAGGTGGCGATGATCAGGTAGTTGACCACCGGCGGGCGCGAGGACGGGATGTTGTCACGTAGGGGTAGCATGGAGTGTCCTGAATGAGCTGGGTCGCAGGCTGCTCGGGCGCTAGTGTCGCGTCCCGTGATTGGCTATGTGCTCCCAGTAGCGCGGGCGGCCCGCCCGCGCGGGCAGGCGAGCCGCCTGCCCTACTGCACAGCCTCTAGCCATCACCGGGACAGCACACTACGGCGTGGCGCCGGCCCGGCTGCGCACGTACGGGATGGCCTCGGCGTGCAGCCGCTGCGCTTGCGCCAGCAACTCGGCGGCGGGAGCGGCTACGGCGGCCGCCTCGCCCGCAACGACACGATCCTCCAACAACAGCCGCTGGCAGAACGCCTCCGCTGTGTCATCCACGAGCTGCTGCAGCTTCGCGTCCCGCGTGTTCGCGAAGGGCTGCGAGCGCGGGCTCTGCTTGACGAGGTCCGGAGGGACGAGCACGTCGAAGTTGGCCCGGTAGACGTCCGCCACCTCTGACAGCAGGCGTAGGCTGTCCTGGAGTTGGGCGAGCACCTCGCCCAGCGGCTTCGCCGCCGTCACGGCCTCCGCGAGCTTGGCCTGGGCGGCCGACAGGCGGGCGTGGGCGAGGGTGTAGTCGCCGCGCTTGGTGGCCTCGGCGGCCTGCCGCGATAGCCCGGCGGCAGCACCGAGGTCCACACCATTGGCCGCGGCGACTGCGGCGTCCATGTCGTAGATGACGCGCTCGTTGTCGTAGTGGCCCCGATGCACGGCGGCCAAGGCCGCCTGCGCCCCCGCCGCAGTCCCGCAGTAAAGCACGCGGCCGTCGCCGGGAGCCAGCGTGACGGCCAGGCCACCAGCGGGGAAGGGTGCCGGCGCGGTGAGGCCGCTCAGGTCACAGAGCTGGGTCGCGGCCCCGAGCTTGCCGGCGTCGGCCCGCAGCGTCGCCTGCTGCTCATGCTCCACGTCCTGGTTCACGGCCACGATGAAGAAGCCGCCGCCGGTGCGCTGCTTGAGCACCCCGAGCGTCACCGCCGGGCCCTGGTAGGCCGCCTTGCCCAGGTCCAGCGGCTGCGCCTCGGCGGTGAAGGGGTGGTCGTCCACGCAGTCCGTCTCCAGCAGCGACGGCCCGATGGCCGTGACCTGCCGGCCCGCCGCGCGCAGCGCCTCCCACCCCGACGTCCCCACACCCCACGAGTCGCACAGTGTGTAGAAGTAGTGCTGGTTGTAGCGCCAGCAGGGCGGCGACTGGCTGCCATGCCACGTGATGCCCTTGCCGCCGTTGGCCACGACCAGCCAGATCATCAGCCGCGTCTCAGGGCCGGTCGGCAGCAGCCACGTGTAGCCCTCCCGGCCGCCGAAGGCCGGTAGCATCACCCATACGGGGGCCGGGGTCTGCCGGGCGCAGAAGCGCACGAGCTTGGTCACTTCCCATGGGCGGCGGCCAGTGTTGCGGATCGGGTACTCATCACCGTAGTACACCGGCATGTACGGCAGGTACTCGGTGCGGTCGAGGTTGAGGATCACGAGCACGGGGTGGTTGGGGTCGGCCTCGCGGTACAGGGACTGCAACTCCACATACGCCGGCACATGGCCCGAGCCCGGTTCATCGCTCAGGTCGTAGGCGAGGATGAGGTCGCCGTACTCGCGGGCAAAGGTGCGGCGCAGATCCAGGTCAAAGCCGGTCTCGGCGATGCGCGCCAGCATGGCCTCCCGCGTTCCGGGCGGCTCGGGCAGCTCCACGTAGGCGCCGTCGGGCCGGTGCCCGAAGCGCCGCAGCATGTCGCCCTTGGGGATCAGGCGCATGTGGTACTGCCGCGCCAGGTCGCACAGCCACGGCTTCTCCCCCGCCTTCAGCGGCGTCAGGCAGATGTTCTCGCCGACGATGTACGTGTTCAGGTACGCTCGCCGGTACAGCCGAAGCTGCCGCTCGGTGGCCTGCTGCAACGTGCCCATCTCCGGCCCGGTGTAGCCGCGGAAGTACTCGCCGAACGGGTAGAAACCCGCCAGCGCCGGGTAGGGGTTGTCATCCGGCGGCGCGGGCAGGTTCTGCGGGAACCGGGCATTGATGAGCGCGGGTGAGAGCGCCACGCTCTGCGCAGTCGGCCCCGTGCCGGCGACCAAGCGCAGTTCCTGAACCTGCTGCCCGGGCCACGGCAGCTTCAGGGCGGCCGGCGTAGTCGGGGACAGGGGGACGGTCTGCTGCCACGACACAGGCTTGCCCGCCACGCGGCCCGTCACGCGCACTTCGGCCGATCTCGCGCCGCTCACGGGCGCTACGCCCAGCGTGAGGTCGCCCGCGCCCGGCAAGTTCAGCGGGCTGAGCGATACGGCCAAGTCCCGGCTGGCGCTGACGATGGGCCCGCCGCCGGGGACGGGCGCGATGAGGTAGGTCGTCTGCCAGGTCCCGCCAGCCGGCAGCTCGACGGGCCGGTATGTCCACTCCAGCGTGTTGAGGGCGGGCGTGAGGGAGACGAGGGCGTGTTCGGTCTGGGCGCGATCGAAGAGGACCGCCAGGCTGCGCTGCGCCGCGGGGTCGCTGTAGGCCAGCCAGCCCTCGCGGAGGTCGGTGATCGGGATGTTGGCCCGCGTCAGGCTTTCCAGCGGCTGCACGACGCGCAGATGGTCGCGCGCCGGCCAGGTGAAGACGCCGTGGCCTGGGGGCAGGGCCTGCTGGACCCGGAGGCTCAGGCACCGCTTCTCGGCCGCCGTATTGCGCACCCGCAGCGTCACTTCCAGCGACGCCGACCCGTCCGGCAGCCGCAGCTCCTTTTCAAACTGCAGGTCGGCGAGGCTGCCGCCGGCGCCCTGGTGCCGCACGCGGACGCAGCGCCGGGGCTCGATGACCTCCAGGATACACGGGTCGTCGCGCAGCAGGCCTGGGGGCGCCTCGGCCGGGGCAATCTCGGCGGCCATGCCACCGGGGCGGATCCCCTGCCACACGGTGGTCTCGTGATCCCCGGGCTTGAGCACATAGCTGCACACGCGGCCGCCCAGGATCGGCTCGACGATCGCACGGGCGAAGTCGTTGTCCAGCACATCGCCGGCGGGGATGAGTTGCACGTCGTCGTACCAGACGGAGCCGGCGCCGCCGTTGCGCAGATAGAGCAGGACGCTGCGCGTGGCGGCGTCGGTGCTGAAGTCCCAGACCAGTTCTGTCCACTCGGGCTGCTGCTCGATGCGCCGGCTGGACAGGTACTGCAGGCGGTTGCCCTTCTCGTCGGCGGTCATCACCGAGCAGTAGGCCATGCCATCGCCCGAGGTCCTCAGCCACACGCGGAGGGTCATGCGGCCGGGCCCGACGAGGCGGTCGCCCAGCTCCTGGCCGGCGATGTTGTTGTTCGCCTTGCCGGCATCGGTGATCTGCTCGCGGGGCAAGCCGGTGATCTGCAGCGAGCGGGCGCCGCTGTGGGCGTCGTCGGAGGCCTCGATCTTCCCGCGCGGGTTGCTCCAGTACACCGGCTCCCAGTCCTGTGGCAGGTTGGTGGCCGGGGCCAGAGTCTCGAAGCCGGGGTTGCTGACGGGGTTGGTCTGGGCGAGGGCGAGGGTGGCGCCGCACAGGGCGGCCAGGGCAAGGGCCAGGCGGGCAGGCATGGCGGTCCTCCGGTTGCCGTCAGTCCACACGCAGACAGGCGGGCCACAATGGGCCCGCCTGTCGGTTTCGTCTGCAGCGATCCGGCTTCCTGCCTACATGCCCATGCCGCCGGGCGGCATGGCGGGCATGGCCGGAGCCTTACTCTTATCTTCGGGCAGCTCGGCCAGCGCGCTCTCGGTCGTGAGCAGCATGCTGGCGACACTCGCCGCGTTCTCCAGGGCCGACCGCGTGACCTTCAGCGGGTCAATGATGCCGGCCTTCAGCATGTTGGTGTACTCGCCCGTGCGGGCGTCGAAGCCCTGGGACTTCTTCTTGCTGCCCAGGACCTCACTGACGACCACGGAACCCTCGTAGCCGGCGTTGGCAGCGATCTGCTTGAGCGGCTCGGGCAGGGCCTTGCGGACAATGTCCACACCGATGGCGGCATCGTCTTCGGCCTTGACGTCGTCCAGCACCGGCAGGGCGTGTACCAGCGACGCGCCGCCGCCGGCCACAATGCCCTCTTCGACGGCCGCGCGCGTGGCGCTCAGGGCGTCCTCGAAGCGATGCTTGCGCTCCTTGAGCTCGGTCTCGGTGGCCGCGCCGACCTCGATGACGGCCACGCCGCCGGCCAGCTTCGCCAGCCGCTCTTCCAGCTTCTCGCGGTCGTAGTCGCTATCGGTCTCCTCGATCTGCCGGCGGATCTGGGCGATGCGCGCCTTGATGGCGTCTTCCTTGCCCGCACCCTCGACGATCGTGGTCTCGTCCTTGCTGACGGTGATGCGCTTGGCCGAGCCCAGCATCGTCATGTCAATGCTCTCGAGCTTGATGCCGAGGTCCTCGGAGATGAACGTCCCGGCGGTCAGCACCGCGATGTCCTCGAGCATGGCCTTGCGGCGGTCGCCGAAGCCCGGGGCCTTGACGGCGCAGACGTTCAGGATGCCGCGCAGGCGGTTGACGACGAGCGTGGCCAGGGCCTCGCCCTCGAGGTCCTCAGCGACGATCAGCATCGGCTTGCCGGACTGGACGACCTTCTCGAGCACGGGCACGAGATCGGCGACGGCGCTGATCTTCTTCTCGAACAGCAGGATGTAGGGCTCTTCGAGCACGCAGGCCATCGTCTCGCGGTCGTTGATGAAATACGGGGAAAGATAGCCCTTGTCGAACTGCATGCCCTCGACGAGCTTCAGGTTCGTCTCGGTGGACTTGGACTCTTCGACGGTGATGACGCCGTCCTTGCCGACCTCACCCATGGCGTCGGCGACGATCTCGCCGATGCTCTCGGAGTTACCGGCGATGGAGGCGACGTTGCGCATCTCCTCTTCGGTGCTCACGGGTGTAGCGCTCTCGCGCAGCGCAGCGACGACGGCCGCGACGGCCTTGTCGATGCCGCGCTTGATGAGCATCGGGTTGGCGCCGGCGGCGACGGACTTGAGGCCCTCGCGCATCATGGCCTGCGCCAGTACGGTGGCGGTGGTGGTGCCGTCACCGGCGATGTCGTTCGTCTTGGACGCGGCTTCCTTCAGAAGCTGCGCCCCCATGTTCTCGAAGTTGTCCTCCAGCTCGATCTCCTTGGCGACGGTGACGCCGTCCTTGGTGATCACGGGGGAACCGAACTTCTTGTCCAGCAGCACGTTGCGCCCGGCGGGGCCAAGCGTCACCTTGACGGCATTGGCGACGGCATTGGCGCCCCGCTCCAGGGCCCGACGAGCATTCTCGTCAAACAGAATATCCTTGGCGGCCATAGCCTCAGAATCTCCTTCGTTTCAGGGGTAGTGCGGGCTTGCAGCCCGCGCCGGCCGACGCCTCTACGCGAGCTTGGCGTAGACCTGGTCGGCTTCGAGGATCAGGTAATCCTCACCAGCGTCGCTGACTTCGCGGCCGCCGTACTTGGCGAATACCACGCGGTCGCCGGCTTTGACATCCAGGGGCTGGGTGGAGCCATCTTCCAGGCGATACTCACCCACGCAGACGACGGTGCCCCATTGCGGCTTCTCACGGGCGGTCTCGGGCAGCAGGATGCCACCCTCGGTGGTCTTGGCCTCATCAACCTTGATCATCACTCTGGCGCCTAGCACTTTCAGAGCCACTAACTGTACCTCCCTTCGGGTCGCTGACGGCATCTGAAGGGGCCCGCCCGGTCTCGGGCGCGGCCCACCATTGCCATGCACTGCCCCGCCGGAGCGGGTGAGACAGAATATAGCGCATGGCGAGCGGTTTGGCAAGAGGGAATTAGCACTCTCCATGGGCGAGTGCTAAAGCGATGCTGTCGGCCCGCCCCGCAGGTGCTCCCACCCCGCTCGGCGAATGTCTTCGGACCCCATCCCCACGGGAGAAAGCCCATGCGATTCTGCCTGCTGCCAGCCCTGGCCCTGCTCGTCTCGGCCCTGGCCCATGCCGAGCCTACCCTCGTCGTTGACGCCATGGAGGACCTGGCCGCCTGGCGCACCGGCGGCCAGAAGGAGGCCTCCCTGCGCCCCGAGACCGCCCGTGTCGCCGAGGGCAAGCAGGCCCTGCGCTTTGACGTCAAGATTGACCACAACGCCGGCGAGGGCATCCAGGGCAAGCAGTATCCGAAGGGCTGGCCGCGGGTCGAGCGCAACCCGCAGCCGCCCCTGGACCTCTCCCCCGTCGGGGCGATCGGGTTCGACATCTGGACCGAGAGCAGCCGCGCCGCCATGCCCGGCTCGTCGCTGCACATGATCCTGCGCGACCAGAGCGGTGCGAACTGGTCGGCCAACCTGGGCCAACTCCCCCTCGGGAAGTGGCAGCACTTCCGACTGGACCTGGGCACCTTCCGGCACGACGCCATCGTCCACTGGCAGTTCTTCCTGTCCGAGTCGGACTACAACCACGGCGATGCGGTGAGCTTCATCATTGACAACGTGGTCGGCTACGCCGCCCAGCGGTCGCGGCAGTTGCTGCCCAGGCTGGCGGCCAAGACGCTGGCTCTGCAGCGGCTGGCCCCCGGAGCGGCCGCGGAGCAGATGGCCCGGCTGGCAGCTGTGAAGCATGAGACGGAGGCGGCGGTCCAGCGCTTCCAGGCCCTGGACCAGGTCAGCCTGCAGGAGTCCAATGCCCTGGACCAGGACTGCGAGCGGCTGGTGGCCGAGGCGGCGGCCCTCGCTCTGGAGATGGGGGCGGCCCGGACCGTGCCCGATGGGTCGTACTGCATCGCCACCGAGCACAGCTTGCGCAAGATCATGCGGGACGACACGGACCTGAACGTCCGGCGCGAGCTGAAGCTGTCGGTGGCGGGCAATGAGCACGAGGACGGGCAGATCGTCGTCCGCGCGATGACGAAGGACATCCCACGCCTGGCCGCCGACTGGACAGACCTCATCGTCCCGGGCGGGGCCAAGCTCCCGCGTAGCCTCGTCACTGTCAACGCCGTGGGCTATGTCGAGATGCTCAAGACCAGCTACCCGGTGGACCGCGGCGGCTGGTGGCCTGACCCGCTCCTCCCGCTGGATTGGCCTGGGAGCGGCAAGCAGGGCCTGGGGCCGCTCGCTGACAGCTTCTGCAAGCAGGGGGAG from bacterium encodes:
- a CDS encoding DUF2961 domain-containing protein — its product is MSRFIQSSLTFALVFVCLSAVTMAQSPTWFSPENLPPQLRHPLKLLATTAMSGEGKDFFSLKPGQTATIGTITGPAIIFRIWSTSSNTKLSSLDMIVDGKKETLVDRGRWSEEQWRKTSPLRSLDKQAYWSYVPVFVKKQAVFRAHSFEQGTNEPMKFYLQVGYRQVPATELAAAAKLDLKPIREELGQAYALEPSFWGNPATAAKGPLTLGKAWTVPVSGPAQVQCLALTVGDAATPEQLRATRLVVTCDGVRTIDAPVGALFGTGHRAAEKRRGWIPAIGTPVGDGALRLAFPMFFAQSMTVALEPFGKGALPSAEVAIHHMPLKQAPRYRLCAQYFSQLSVADQPMTLLNVTGEGIFVGTNLCVDGKDRKTFAFLEGNEQIYIDGGAKPTIEGTGTEDYFNNAWYFEAGEKANLFCGVTFKQDREPPMVDCYRYLVSDCIPFQKSFRFDLQHGSRNKAPDVLYEGVNFWYQVSPTNVAEPVAARAPAAGGAAGEPTEGGKIPLVRIVGFVLALAVVGFVTWWLLLKRKA
- a CDS encoding rhomboid family intramembrane serine protease; this encodes MLPLRDNIPSSRPPVVNYLIIATCLLVFVWQVQEKDLRTEFALNPAHLIHRDAGEPLSFVFLTILTSMFMHGGVLHLAGNMLFLWIFGDNVEDRMGHFRYLVFYLLCGTIAALAHALVSGFASVPVLGASGAIAGVLGAYFVLFRGATVRTLVILVVFITVVDLPAVVFLGLWFVFQFFAGLGSIGGAGGGVAVWAHIGGFIAGLWLVKRFAVMPRRTLPRPRVLDVRY
- a CDS encoding co-chaperone GroES, with the protein product MPSATRREVQLVALKVLGARVMIKVDEAKTTEGGILLPETAREKPQWGTVVCVGEYRLEDGSTQPLDVKAGDRVVFAKYGGREVSDAGEDYLILEADQVYAKLA
- a CDS encoding radical SAM protein, yielding MNSPARQSAFLRLVNAPLARLYGAWRVPRTPDFPTSFVIETTSRCNLNCRMCPRRDMRRPARDMSPDLFERLIEQIAAAEARSGGHVRFLALHWFGEPLLHPRLLDFVHLAGERLPGLLAYGQERNAMRGLTLSTNATLLDQAAAAGLLASPLTWLGVSVDGSSPETYESLRCGGAFAQVMDNVRGLLELNATSDRDLPVIALQVIATEATLPEFSAVVARWQALARGRPNVRLELKPWTDWAGQVVAPELARPDRRRGFVYVDCGRLHDTLVIGAGGEIGLCCYDVQADFGLGNATEQTIPEIWHGDKLQALRRRMRWGRLAGLPLCQDCAMGRKYPLDYLRRR
- a CDS encoding zinc ABC transporter substrate-binding protein, yielding MGLLAAIVVGTIPAHAAGRPLVLVTMPDMAAIVQAVAGDLVEMQVVLPPGSDPHDFTISAAQVRSFGRSELVIYAASSSHEFEAAIKSALRDKPSLDWDDYAARGAALHDYPGYPRNPHAPWLRLDNAVAIARAVAGRLAQIGLPAAVLQARLQAFEQELAAQRQAGLRVVQERGLSGRPMLAMIPGVCDVIANFGVPVGEVAMAEGSGTVAGRRLQEAVAQLRRGAYSAIVCPLSMRQSKQGEAARQIASDSGAPIVYVHFLDTRPGQDTYLSQMADNTAALAAIDARGVEPKTSPATTGARLLAAGLLGLLLGIVIGRRLSRPRAPSCGAGIFDR
- the groL gene encoding chaperonin GroEL (60 kDa chaperone family; promotes refolding of misfolded polypeptides especially under stressful conditions; forms two stacked rings of heptamers to form a barrel-shaped 14mer; ends can be capped by GroES; misfolded proteins enter the barrel where they are refolded when GroES binds), which encodes MAAKDILFDENARRALERGANAVANAVKVTLGPAGRNVLLDKKFGSPVITKDGVTVAKEIELEDNFENMGAQLLKEAASKTNDIAGDGTTTATVLAQAMMREGLKSVAAGANPMLIKRGIDKAVAAVVAALRESATPVSTEEEMRNVASIAGNSESIGEIVADAMGEVGKDGVITVEESKSTETNLKLVEGMQFDKGYLSPYFINDRETMACVLEEPYILLFEKKISAVADLVPVLEKVVQSGKPMLIVAEDLEGEALATLVVNRLRGILNVCAVKAPGFGDRRKAMLEDIAVLTAGTFISEDLGIKLESIDMTMLGSAKRITVSKDETTIVEGAGKEDAIKARIAQIRRQIEETDSDYDREKLEERLAKLAGGVAVIEVGAATETELKERKHRFEDALSATRAAVEEGIVAGGGASLVHALPVLDDVKAEDDAAIGVDIVRKALPEPLKQIAANAGYEGSVVVSEVLGSKKKSQGFDARTGEYTNMLKAGIIDPLKVTRSALENAASVASMLLTTESALAELPEDKSKAPAMPAMPPGGMGM